The Acidimicrobiia bacterium genome segment GGGATGTTGAGCCCGATCGACGGGTCGCACCACTCCTCGACCATCCAGTCGTTGTACGCCTGCACGCACGCGAGCGCGAGCTCCCGGTCGTCAGCCTCCATGAAGGTCTGGCCGCAGAAGCGCGGGAACGTCGGGAACGGCAGCGAGCCGTCGACCCATGCGATCTCGAAGTCCTTCTTGCGCTCCTTGGCGTCGTAGCAGCCGGGACGCATGTCGTCGTAGGTGACGGCGGTCATCGTCATGACCGTCTTGTCGAACTTCGACACGTCGTCGCCTGGCGTTGCCGACTTCGGGATCGCGACGAACTTCTTCTGGACGTAGATGAGCTTGTCCTCGTAGATCCAGGCGTCACCCCACTCGCCGTCCGGGTCCTCGGACATCTCGTACTTGGCGCCCTTCTTGATCTTGAACGCGCCCCACTTCTTGCGCTCGACCCGCGGGCCCTTCTCCCGGTGCTTCTCGGGCAGCCACGTCTGCCAGACGTGCGCCGGCTCCACCACGTGGTCGTCGACGCTGATGATCTTCGGCAGCTCGGTCATCGCTTGCTCTCCTCAGTCTCTGCATCCGCGAGCGGGTCGTGCGGTTCTCCGGAGTCGAAGCCCCCATGCTTGCGCATGAACGTGGTGGCGCGGCGATGGATCCGCCAGCCATCCGGCGTGCGCCGGTACTCGTCCCGGTACCAACCTAGGCGCATGGCGTGTGTGTGCTGATCGATGAAGACGAAGTGCTGCATCCCGGTGGCGCTGTCGTCGTCGAGCTCGACCACCGGCATGTTGCCGATGAACTGGCCTCGGGGCGCGGCTGCGAGCAGCGCCGGGAAGCGCTCGAGGGTGTACGCGGTGCCGAAGGCGTTGTACTCGCCGTCGGGGGTGAACACGTCGAGCCATCGGTCCTCTTCGAACTGGCTCGCCAACAACATGTACCGCGCGCACAGCGCGTGCAGCTCGACGAGGTCGGCGATCCGTCGAGCGTCGTCGGTCACGCAGTCCCCCGGGCGGGCGGAAGTAGCGCATTCACTAGGCGAGAATTAGGTTATCACCGAGGCAACAGGGAGCGGCGTGTGGAGATCGAGGGGAAGCACGCGATGGTCGTCGGCGGCGCGTCCGGCTTTGGTCGCGCCACGGCCGAGATGCTTCACGCACGGGGCGCGCGGATCACGGTGCTGGACCTGCCGACCTCCGATGGCGAGTCCGTCGCTGCTTCGCTCGATGGTTCCTTTCATCCCTGCGACGTCATGGACGCGGTCGCGGTCCAGCGCGCGATCGACGATGCGGTGACAGCAATGCAGGGCTTGCACATTGCGGTGAACACGGCTGGGGGTGGCACGGCCCAGCGCACGATCAGTCGTGACGGCCCGATGCCGCTCGAAGCCTTTCGGCGTCTCATCGACCTCAACCTGATCGCGACCTTCAACCTCAATCGCCTCCAGGCGTGGGCCATGAGCAAGAACGATCCGGTGGACGACGAGCGCGGCGTGATGATCAACACCGCGTCGATTGCCGCGTTCGAAGGCCAGATCGGCCAGGTCGCCTACTCGGCGGCGAAGGCCGGGATCGCGGGGATGATGCTGACGATGGCCCGCGACCTTGGCAGCATGGGCGTGCGTGTCATGGCGATCGCTCCGAGCCTCTTCGCGACCGGGATCACCAAGGGGATCCCTCAGGAGATGGAAGCGGACCTCACCAGAGACGCCGCGTTCCCGAAGCGCATGGGTCGACCCGACGAGTACGCCAAGCTCGCCGTTGCGATCGTCGAGAACGCCATGCTGAACGGCGGGACGATCCGACTCGACGGCGGCCAGCGCTTCGCACCCAAATGATCGGTTGTCACGATGGAGGAGCAGACCATGCCAGCTGACGCATTCCGGTACGACGGCAAGCGCGCACTCGTCGTCGGTGGTGCCACCGGCATGGGGGCAGCCACTGCGGAGCTGTTGCAAGACGCCGGTGCCGAGGTCGTGGTCATGGACTTCGCCGACATCAGGCTGCCGGGAGTAAAGGGCATCCACGTCAACCTTGCCGACGCCGCGTCCATCGACGCAGCCGTCGACGAATGTGGCGGGCACATGGACGCGCTGTTTTCGTGCGCGGGTGTCGCCGACGGCACTCCCGGCATCGAACGGATCAACTTCATCGGCCACCGGCACCTGATCGACCGCCTGCGCGCGAAGCAGATGTTGCCGCGAGGGTCGGCAATCGGCTTCATCTCGTCAGCCGCGGGCCTGGGGTGGGAACCGAATCTGGCGGAGCTGCACGAGCTGCTGGACACTCCCGACTTCGACTCGGCGGTGCAATGGGTGGAGAAGCACGGCAAGGCCGACTACATGTCGATGAAGCAAGCGATCTGTGCGTACGTCGCACGTGAGGCATTCCCGCTCCTGAAAGACGGCATCCGCATCAACGCCATCTGTCCCGGCCCCACCGACACTCCGCTCGCGCAGGCCAACAAGGAGATGTGGCTCGGGTTCGGCGCCGACTATCGCGGCGAGACAGGGATTGAGCCCTCCACTCCGCTCGAGCAGGCATACCCGCTGGTGTTCTTGTGCAGCGATGCCGCGTCGTATGTCAGCGGGATCACGTTGATCTCCGACGCCGGCTACATGAGCTCGGGCATCACGGGCTCGTTCCCCAACGCGACCGTCATCGCCAACATGCTCCTCAACCGATAGGCGTGTTGCGCTCGCGATGACCGCAGCAGTTCCGCTTCCGGAGCTCACTCCCGTCAACGAGTGGTTCTGGACCTCGGGTGCCGACGGCCACCTCAGGATCCAGAGCTGCGCTGAGTGCGGGACGCTCGTGCATCCGCCGACCCCGATCTGTCCGGTGTGTCGCAGTCGATCGTGGGCGCCAACGGTGGTGTCGGGTCGCGGCACCGTCGTGGCTTTCACGATCAACCAGCATCAGTGGCTGCCGTCGTTCGAACCTCCCTACGTGATCGCGATCGTGGCGCTCGAGGAGGATCCCTCGGTGCGTCTCACGACGAACATCGTCGGTTGCGATCCCGACGAGGTGCAGATCGGCCAAGAGGTCGCTGTGCGCTTCGAGCAGCAAGAGGACGTCTGGCTCCCGCTGTTCGAGCCGACGGGCGGCACCACCGATGCCACTGCGCTGGTACCCGAACCGCAGCGTCCAACCGTGCGGGCTCCTGTACGCCCCGACCGGTTCGAGCATCGGGCTGTGCTCTCGGGCGTCGGCCGCTCTGCGATCGGGCGTCGCCTGATGGTGG includes the following:
- a CDS encoding SDR family NAD(P)-dependent oxidoreductase, whose amino-acid sequence is MEIEGKHAMVVGGASGFGRATAEMLHARGARITVLDLPTSDGESVAASLDGSFHPCDVMDAVAVQRAIDDAVTAMQGLHIAVNTAGGGTAQRTISRDGPMPLEAFRRLIDLNLIATFNLNRLQAWAMSKNDPVDDERGVMINTASIAAFEGQIGQVAYSAAKAGIAGMMLTMARDLGSMGVRVMAIAPSLFATGITKGIPQEMEADLTRDAAFPKRMGRPDEYAKLAVAIVENAMLNGGTIRLDGGQRFAPK
- a CDS encoding amidohydrolase, encoding MTELPKIISVDDHVVEPAHVWQTWLPEKHREKGPRVERKKWGAFKIKKGAKYEMSEDPDGEWGDAWIYEDKLIYVQKKFVAIPKSATPGDDVSKFDKTVMTMTAVTYDDMRPGCYDAKERKKDFEIAWVDGSLPFPTFPRFCGQTFMEADDRELALACVQAYNDWMVEEWCDPSIGLNIP
- a CDS encoding nuclear transport factor 2 family protein, with the translated sequence MTDDARRIADLVELHALCARYMLLASQFEEDRWLDVFTPDGEYNAFGTAYTLERFPALLAAAPRGQFIGNMPVVELDDDSATGMQHFVFIDQHTHAMRLGWYRDEYRRTPDGWRIHRRATTFMRKHGGFDSGEPHDPLADAETEESKR
- a CDS encoding SDR family oxidoreductase, translated to MPADAFRYDGKRALVVGGATGMGAATAELLQDAGAEVVVMDFADIRLPGVKGIHVNLADAASIDAAVDECGGHMDALFSCAGVADGTPGIERINFIGHRHLIDRLRAKQMLPRGSAIGFISSAAGLGWEPNLAELHELLDTPDFDSAVQWVEKHGKADYMSMKQAICAYVAREAFPLLKDGIRINAICPGPTDTPLAQANKEMWLGFGADYRGETGIEPSTPLEQAYPLVFLCSDAASYVSGITLISDAGYMSSGITGSFPNATVIANMLLNR